In Oligoflexia bacterium, the following are encoded in one genomic region:
- a CDS encoding YiiX/YebB-like N1pC/P60 family cysteine hydrolase: MKVLKQQVQLFILVLSILLLTSQTFGALKPGDLIFLKMPCYVCSLIEKTTNSPFSHVGILDRDASGAWVVIMAIEPKVMAVSLQYLLSRINSQPVYMRMKSVNGQILAIKAVQNARRFIGTPYDSEFKLGISELYCSELVFYSFMNANNGNPVFLLRPMTFKPFTSEWTSVLRHPPPEGLLGISPGDLARSIYLQRVN, translated from the coding sequence ATGAAAGTACTAAAGCAGCAAGTGCAATTATTTATTTTGGTTTTGAGTATTTTACTTCTTACTTCGCAAACCTTTGGGGCGTTAAAACCAGGTGATCTTATTTTTTTAAAGATGCCCTGTTATGTGTGCTCTCTTATTGAGAAAACAACTAATTCTCCATTTTCTCATGTAGGAATTCTTGATCGTGATGCAAGTGGAGCGTGGGTAGTGATCATGGCGATTGAACCAAAAGTAATGGCCGTTTCACTTCAATATTTACTTAGTCGCATTAATTCACAGCCCGTTTACATGCGTATGAAATCAGTAAACGGGCAGATTTTAGCAATTAAAGCTGTGCAAAATGCACGTCGGTTTATTGGTACTCCCTATGATTCGGAGTTTAAATTAGGAATTTCTGAACTCTATTGTTCTGAACTGGTTTTTTATAGTTTTATGAACGCAAATAATGGAAATCCGGTTTTTTTACTTAGACCAATGACTTTTAAGCCTTTCACTTCAGAATGGACTTCAGTATTGCGTCATCCGCCACCAGAGGGGCTTCTAGGTATTAGCCCAGGTGATCTTGCGCGATCAATTTATCTTCAAAGAGTAAATTAA
- the hemB gene encoding porphobilinogen synthase, with translation MKRLQRLRSNIHLRNLCAQTEFNSSQLIQPLFIVEGLSQDEDIKGLKGTRRLKRESALKQIELDLEAGVRQFILFNVPQTKASESFNHNFSSQTILEIKKRFGDSLQLWIDTCLCSLTTHGHCCVFHDNGTRNHESTLKEIALTALSYAQAGADGISPSDMMDGRVSAIRKILDEKNFENTPIMSYSTKFSSQFYGPFRNAADSSPKFGDRTQYQIDVRNPRDAMNASLRRAEEGADLLMVKPAMTSLDLIQPISTLTGLGVGAYQVSGEYASLVLLAEAGLVSFEKALLETWHVLKRGGAQYIITYGARLAKELGVKNP, from the coding sequence ATGAAAAGACTCCAGCGACTAAGAAGTAATATTCACTTAAGAAATCTCTGCGCTCAAACTGAGTTTAATTCAAGTCAACTCATTCAACCACTTTTTATTGTAGAGGGTTTATCTCAAGATGAAGATATCAAGGGACTCAAAGGTACACGCAGACTCAAGCGCGAATCAGCATTAAAACAAATTGAATTAGATTTAGAAGCCGGAGTTCGACAATTTATTTTATTTAATGTTCCTCAAACTAAAGCCAGTGAAAGTTTTAATCACAACTTTTCAAGTCAAACAATTTTAGAAATTAAAAAACGTTTTGGCGATTCACTTCAATTATGGATCGACACCTGTCTTTGCTCGCTGACAACTCACGGGCATTGTTGTGTGTTTCATGACAACGGCACTCGAAACCATGAATCAACACTTAAAGAAATTGCACTCACAGCTTTAAGTTACGCCCAAGCAGGTGCTGATGGCATTAGCCCAAGTGACATGATGGACGGCCGAGTATCTGCAATAAGAAAAATCCTTGATGAAAAGAATTTTGAAAACACACCGATCATGAGTTACAGCACAAAATTTTCAAGCCAATTTTATGGCCCATTTCGAAATGCAGCTGATAGTAGCCCTAAGTTTGGTGATCGAACTCAGTATCAAATAGATGTGAGAAATCCTCGTGATGCGATGAACGCAAGTTTGAGGCGTGCTGAAGAAGGTGCTGATCTATTGATGGTAAAACCAGCTATGACTTCACTTGATTTAATTCAACCCATTTCAACGCTCACGGGTCTTGGTGTAGGTGCTTATCAAGTGAGTGGTGAGTATGCGAGTCTCGTATTACTTGCAGAAGCAGGGCTTGTTTCATTTGAAAAAGCACTTCTTGAAACGTGGCATGTTCTTAAAAGAGGCGGGGCGCAGTACATCATCACTTACGGTGCACGCTTGGCTAAAGAATTAGGAGTTAAGAATCCATGA
- the hemC gene encoding hydroxymethylbilane synthase codes for MRLILASRKSDLARIQAYAVGQALQKAHPQIEIDYQFRESMGDKNLSDPLWKMPERGVFTEDFYQDLIAGHTDLVVHSWKDLPVETRAGTEIIATMLRADARDILIVKKSAWSEIVNTEVLKIFSSSPRRAYNLNDFLKEALPTKIKKVEFESVRGNIPTRFRKLMTTDSIHGLVVAKAALDRLLSASQDEFLETKNQLLMSLKECRWMVLPLKKNPTAAAQGALAIEIRKNHSEIKKLLAAINCHNTFQTVSLEREILKSHGGGCHQKIGVTVLKRPYGQITFLQGLTEQDKSLDSVTLVSSDLNQFDNPKDKVTRDKVWPLETSDVAFFERENLNIKEVSDKNTLDGLLISKADALPQNWNISHDKLVWAAGLETWKKLAQKGVWVWGCAEGLGESEDPALTELMGAKVGFLRLTHADADSITGTSESLATYKLVPKVKDWPDLTGKTHFYWMSGSAFLRAMEIFPELIAASHSCGPGHTYQVISERLKGLKNPCIFLSHQDWLKQVTI; via the coding sequence GTGCGGCTGATTTTAGCCTCCAGAAAAAGTGATCTCGCGCGCATCCAAGCGTATGCCGTTGGTCAGGCACTGCAAAAAGCTCATCCTCAAATAGAAATTGACTATCAGTTTCGTGAATCAATGGGTGATAAAAATCTGAGTGATCCCCTCTGGAAAATGCCTGAAAGAGGAGTTTTCACAGAAGATTTTTATCAAGATCTCATAGCGGGTCATACCGATCTTGTTGTTCATTCATGGAAAGATCTTCCCGTAGAAACGCGCGCGGGAACTGAAATCATAGCGACAATGTTACGAGCTGACGCACGAGATATTTTAATTGTTAAAAAAAGTGCATGGTCAGAAATTGTAAACACTGAAGTTTTAAAAATATTTTCTTCGTCTCCTAGGCGGGCTTATAATCTTAATGATTTTTTAAAAGAAGCTCTTCCTACAAAGATTAAAAAAGTTGAGTTTGAATCTGTGAGAGGAAATATCCCGACACGTTTTAGAAAATTAATGACCACGGATTCAATTCACGGTCTTGTGGTTGCTAAAGCCGCACTTGATCGTTTGCTTTCAGCTTCGCAAGATGAATTTCTTGAAACTAAAAATCAATTACTCATGTCATTAAAAGAGTGTCGATGGATGGTTTTGCCATTGAAGAAAAACCCTACTGCAGCAGCCCAAGGTGCTTTGGCCATAGAGATTCGAAAAAATCATAGTGAAATTAAAAAACTTTTAGCGGCAATCAATTGCCATAATACATTTCAAACTGTTTCACTTGAGCGTGAAATTTTAAAAAGTCACGGCGGCGGGTGTCACCAAAAAATTGGGGTCACAGTTTTAAAGCGCCCGTACGGGCAGATTACTTTTCTACAAGGGCTAACAGAGCAAGATAAATCACTTGATAGTGTCACTTTAGTTTCTTCAGATTTAAATCAATTTGATAATCCTAAAGATAAAGTAACACGTGATAAAGTATGGCCTCTTGAGACATCCGATGTTGCATTTTTTGAGCGTGAAAATTTGAACATTAAAGAAGTGTCAGATAAAAATACTCTCGATGGCCTATTAATCTCAAAAGCTGATGCTTTACCTCAAAATTGGAACATTTCTCATGACAAACTTGTCTGGGCTGCAGGATTAGAAACATGGAAGAAATTAGCCCAAAAAGGGGTGTGGGTTTGGGGATGTGCTGAGGGTTTGGGAGAGTCAGAGGACCCCGCTTTAACTGAGCTTATGGGCGCAAAAGTAGGGTTTTTACGTCTAACCCACGCTGATGCCGATAGCATCACAGGTACTTCAGAAAGCTTAGCGACATATAAATTGGTTCCTAAGGTAAAAGACTGGCCAGATTTAACCGGGAAAACGCATTTTTACTGGATGAGTGGGTCGGCTTTTTTAAGAGCCATGGAAATTTTTCCAGAGCTTATTGCTGCAAGTCATAGCTGTGGACCTGGTCATACTTATCAAGTTATAAGTGAGAGACTTAAGGGCCTAAAAAACCCGTGTATTTTTTTGAGCCACCAAGATTGGTTAAAGCAGGTAACAATATGA
- the gap gene encoding type I glyceraldehyde-3-phosphate dehydrogenase produces MASRPKVGINGFGRIGRVLFRAGFEKLDILAINDTTDCKTLAHLLTYDSIHGRFPGTVEAGENSLTVNGKKIPVISTRDPGGIPWNKHGIDLVLECTGALKKRDDADLHIKKGGAKRVMISAPADDSDITIVMGVNHTQYDPSKHTIVSNASCTTNCLAPIAKILNDNFGIESGLMTTVHSYTNDQRLMDAGHKDLRRARAAALSMIPTTTGAAKSVGKVIPELKGKIDGVSIRVPTPNVSLVDFVANLKKDATVESINQSLIKAAQGDYRGIVVCEENELVSTDFNGNPASSTIDLLCTQMVGPRLVKVLSWYDNESGFSHRMVDLALYMAKLGL; encoded by the coding sequence ATGGCATCACGTCCTAAAGTAGGCATCAACGGTTTTGGTCGTATTGGTCGCGTTCTTTTTCGCGCGGGTTTTGAAAAACTCGATATTTTAGCCATCAACGACACAACCGACTGTAAAACCCTCGCACATCTTTTAACTTACGACAGTATTCACGGACGCTTTCCTGGAACAGTTGAGGCTGGTGAAAATAGTCTCACAGTAAATGGTAAAAAAATTCCTGTTATTTCAACACGTGACCCAGGTGGGATCCCCTGGAATAAACATGGCATCGATTTGGTTTTAGAATGCACAGGTGCTTTGAAAAAACGTGATGATGCTGATCTTCATATCAAAAAAGGAGGGGCAAAACGGGTTATGATTTCAGCCCCCGCTGATGATTCAGATATCACAATCGTCATGGGTGTGAATCACACACAGTATGACCCTTCAAAACACACAATCGTGAGTAATGCGAGTTGCACAACAAATTGTCTGGCTCCCATTGCAAAAATTTTAAATGATAATTTTGGAATTGAAAGTGGCCTCATGACCACCGTTCATTCATATACCAATGACCAACGCTTAATGGATGCAGGCCACAAAGATCTACGGCGCGCACGAGCTGCAGCACTGAGCATGATACCCACAACTACTGGGGCAGCTAAAAGTGTCGGAAAAGTTATTCCTGAACTTAAAGGTAAAATCGACGGTGTGAGTATTCGTGTTCCCACACCTAATGTAAGTCTTGTAGATTTCGTAGCTAATCTTAAAAAAGATGCAACCGTTGAATCAATTAATCAATCCCTTATAAAAGCCGCTCAAGGCGATTACCGTGGCATTGTTGTTTGTGAAGAAAACGAACTCGTGAGCACAGATTTTAATGGTAACCCCGCTTCAAGCACTATTGATCTTTTGTGTACACAAATGGTGGGCCCGCGTTTAGTAAAAGTGCTTTCTTGGTATGATAATGAATCAGGTTTTAGTCATCGCATGGTCGATCTCGCCCTTTACATGGCTAAACTGGGATTATGA